Within the Oncorhynchus kisutch isolate 150728-3 linkage group LG13, Okis_V2, whole genome shotgun sequence genome, the region TATGACTCTGACTTACAGGAGCTCCAGAGAGTCAAGAATGCTACTGGGGTTGATGTGGTGCTGATTAACACCCCCCTTGGTAAGACAGAGAAGGGTTACTggtgtagccagctagctattaTCATGTGTTGACAGCAGCCCAGGCTACTGTACTAGCTATATACATgacacaataaataaaaaaaattacatttggaAGGAAACTCAACCTAACGTTACCTATATGTAAAAAATATGCCTCCTACTGATCCACAAGAATGTGCCACTATTTATTCTGAACATTGACTTGACAACTGTGTTTTGTAGGAGATGCTAAGGCAGGTGATCTTGGTCTGGGTGCTGTTCCTGGCAGAGAGGAGGACTTCAGAAAGGGTCTGGATCTGGCCATGCAGTACGCCAAGGCTCTGGACTGCAGGAGGTGAGAGCGACACACACATTGATTGAGAGCACAGCTCATCTGAAGCCCACTACACTATGCATCAGGTGACTGAAACAGCTTCACTGTACACCAGGGCTATTCAACGGGTGCCCCGTGGGCCAGATCTGGCCAGTTTATCAACTGTAGAATGGCCCTTTGATCAATTCTGAAAAAGAAAAATCTGCAAAAAAATGCAGAAATGTGATGTTGTTTAGTGCCAAAGGGAGCACTCGTTCAATATTCTCCAACGGGAGAATCTGTTTTCCTGTAGTCCTGCCCATTAAGTGCTGTCAATCAATGTCACCCAACATACCAgttatagccaatcagagctgctAACAGGGGTACAGGGTCTGCTTGCCCACCTATCTGCACGTTCACTGCAGATGAGATCACTACACTACCTGATACAGAGTGTGCTTTGCTCTTAACTCAGCGATAAGTTAAAACACCATGGACTCAGTTATGGCTATGAAACTTTATCTGATCAACATCTAGCCTGCAACATCACTTGCTTCGTAGTCTGCTGAGCATCATCTTCTTTTGCATAATGATGTTCGGTGGCTAAGCAAGGGTAATAATGCTCTCAAGAGGGCAGCCAGTATGTGAGCTTAGGGTGGAAATGGTTGCTTTTCTCTGCAATTTCCGCCACAAGAAAGCCAACCGGTACAGTGCCTACAGAAAGTAATcacacccctttttccacattttgttcttactcttaaaatggattaaattagcATTTTTGTCACTgccctacacataataccccataatgtcagtggaattatttttttttagacatgtttacattctgggggacaataaaaggacactctaaaatatgcaattttatccaaccggcctcacaaccatagaccacgtgtaaccacgacagccctggacctccacatcttcacctgcgggatcgtctgaaaaCAGCTACCGGGACAGCTAATGGACCTAAggagtatttttgtctgtaataaagcccttttgtggggaaaatcaTATTTTGATTGACTGGGCATGGCTCCACAGTGGGTCAAActgtctcccaagtgggtgggcctatgccctcccaggcccacccatggctgcacccctgcccagtcatgtgaaatccatagggccaaataaatgtatttaaattgactgttTTCCTTTACAGAGTTAGTTCATAGAAAGTCagacatttttgcatgttgcgATTTCTATTTTTGTTAAGTGGGCCGACTATTAGGGGATCCTGCCATAAAGTAAAGTGTGTTGGTATTTATAACCTTTTCATAAATTAAATGTTTCCTCAGGATCCACTTGATGGCTGGGAGGGTACCTGTGGGGGCGGACCGAGCTACCATTGCCGTGGAAATGGAGGACACCTTTGTACAAAACCTAAAACATGCTGCCGATGTCCTCTCAAATGTGAATCTCCATTAAAGgggctttttagtccaggactaagtTTAATATGTGTCTGGCCCATAGTGTTTGTAATAAGGAGTCCCGGTTTGTGTTGTGCTTTTCTCTCAGGAGGGCATCACTGGCCTGATTGAGCCCATCAACACACGGATAACAGATCCCAGATATTTCCTGGACAGTCCACATCAGGGTAACGGCTAGTGATGCTTTTCCATGGCAAGTTAGCCTGGGAATGAAAACTTATTGAAACGTAGCATCATTACCAGGCTTTAGGCGTTTCCCTATAAAGACAAGCAATCAAAATGAAGACTTACAGTATTTAAATGTGTATTTGTGAACCAATGTCAACATTCACTGCACAAGTGGAATTGTATTACTTATACTGTTTAACCTATTTGAATAATCTTTCACACTAGCGGCTGCAATCCTGCAGAAAGTTGGCCACCCAAATATTAAACTACAGATGGTAAGTAGTACATTCGTCAGTTAATCTTGATGAAGAACAATGCCATTAATAGGGCTAGGTAACATTTTATTACCTAGTCTACTTCCATCAGATCCTAGCTTGGCCAGTGGTCCAAGATCTCTTTGTGTTAACATCATTGCTCATTGTTTGGTGTAacaaggagttggcatgatgGTTAAACAGATCTTTCTCTCTGTTTGGAACTAATGGTTTAGATACACACCGAGCAATTATTGAGTCAAACTTTTAGGCAGTGGCTGAGCCAGACAAACATACAGCCAGAAGACAGAACAACAAAACATCTTGTTTGTTTGTGTCCCACTAGACATAATATTTTGTTCTAGGAAGCGACTTGCCTGTTGCAAAAAGTGTCTGTCTCTTGGGAGAACCTATCCTAGTTTGTATTCAGTAACCTGAGAATTCCCTCAGCTTTAAGGCAGTTTGTAATAGGGAGAGGTTCTTCAAATCCCTGTAAATTCTACTGCTTAAATCTTACTGACAGAAGCCATcttgtgtccctctgtgtgctgCAGGATGTCTTCCACTGGCAGATAATGGACAACAACTTGACACAGAACATACACAAATATTTCCCTCTCATCGGTAAGTGGTGTTGTTTGTGATACTGATACAGATAGCAAGTTACACAGGAAACAAACATATTAGTCCATACCAACAGCAGCAAATTGGGCACATCAGATGGTGTCCAAGCATCCATGTTCACATGATTGACCTATGATAGTTGTAGAAAATGTTATTACTTTAATGGTGATGAAATATCAATTTTCATTCTCTTTTACAGGTCACATCCAGATAGCCCAGGTGCCCGGCAGGAACGAGCCAGACAGTGCAGGAGAACTTAACTTCCCATATCTCTTCAGTCTACTGGAGGAGATGGGTTACCAGGGATACATCGGCTGTGAATACAAACCACTAGGTGggatccatcccaaatggcacactattgaccagggccctagtcaaaagtagtacacaatGTAGGAAATATGATAGCATTTGGTACTCTGAACTACCTTTAGGTTGCGTTTACACagtcagcccaattctgatactTTATCCAATCAGATCCTTTCCCGAGCTGACTTGATttgtcaaaataccaattagtgaaaaaaagggCTGGCTGTTTAAATACAGCCTAAGTTGCCCTGGGACTACAGTTCAATTCACTGTTACAACATTATAGATTGAAGTGAGGCAAGAACCAGTTTAATATTCATGATAATGGCATTGTGTGTTAACAGTTGATACTTATTTCAGGCTCTACAAATGAAGGTCTTGGTTGGGTGAAAGATTACTTGAAGCGCAACAGGTGATTGCTGAGAGGACCACGCATGCAAACGTTTGCCAGTACCAGCCTTTCCATAGAGGCAACAGTCATCACTGATGAGTCTTATTTCAACTCAGATAAACAGTTCATTATTGTGAAATGGGCTTATTAAACAGCAGGCTAAACACTTGACTGACATAGCTCTTATTGATGTTTCGACTAAGAATGTGGTGAGAAGCAGTATGATTAGAGAATTTATTTGCAATTGTCTTTTTGTACAATAAAGTCCTGTGTTGTACCCACACTCTCCACTCTACTCCCAGTCCCAATGTTGCACAACACCCACATACACTAGTACCATACATCTGTCAAGTTCGTTAACACACTTGAATACACCATAAGGTTTATTGTAGCATGTCATATGTACACGTTTCAGAATGCCTATACTGTTGACATGCATTATTCAATATCCAGTGTTCTTACCTTCAAAACAAAGACACATTGCCTTGCTCAGAAATCCATTATAAATATCCAAATCCTTCATTACTTTTTAATAAGGAACTTCATACAATATTTGGTTTCCTTCATTTTAAATGTGTGCAAACTTAAGTCTTATGGTATTGTAATGACATTGCAAAACTGGTGTGTTATTACGATGTTGTACACAAGCTGGATCCTCTATGCGTAAAAATACCAGCTATACACTCAACCCTGTCAGAATGTAGCTAGTAGGTAGTCCAATTGCAATTTCCATAGATTCCActtgcaataataataatactgcccTGATCGCATCATTAAGAAATAAAACAAACTAAGGCACTTCAGGATGAAGATCTGCCCAACTGCCATCAGGTTTGACACTTATAGGACACAatgggaagaagaaaaaaatcaatTACCCAATATTACTGAAACGGCAGCAATCTTTCCCCTCTGCAGAAGACAATTGCTGTGGTGATCTTGAGAATCTATTCCTAGACTTTGGCACGGCACAGTATCCAAGAGGGAAACACCTTATTTCCTTCATTCATATGATTTGAACACCTACAACTATAAATGGTTTACAAGTTGGAGAATTAGGTCTAATTTACCAACACTTGGTTGCACAATACAGACTTGTTTACAGTCCAATTCACAGGTCGGGGAATGAGATCCACTTCAGGTAAGATTTCTACTGTACATGTATGGTGGATGATCTCTGATCTGAAGTAGAGAGGCATCAGCCGAACGACAAGCTGAATGGGaatgtagcctagcggttaagagcattgggccagtaactgaacggTCACTAGTTCGAATCCACAAGCCGACTAGGTGACAAAAATctgctgatgtgcccttgagcaaggcatttaaccctaaatgctcctgtaagtcgctctggataaaagcctgctaaattacaaaaatgttgtgccatagtaCATACAGTACTATGGCATTAGATCATACTAGCCTGAAAGTCTCACCCCCTTTCCATTCTACCATACCACCACTAACCTCTAAATCAATGAGTAATAGGCTCATGTTGCCATTGAAAATTGGGGCAAATTGCATAATCTCTGGTGCACTGTTCAGCGCAAAAAGCACGTCTTCTTCAGTTCAATTCTGTAATTATGAAGTAGTGACAGCTAAAGAGCATTGTTACAGTAAGTGCCCTCTGTCTGCGAGGATCAATGTCCACTGCAGGAGgcaaccctacctgcatgtacataattatctcaaataccttgacaccggtaccccctgaaaattatttgtttttcatatCTTACTTTTTAAATTTTAATTTAATCGCCGATAGCTGACACCCGCATAGCTGATGTTTTAGCGGCGTCAGAAGTGTAACTGCGTACGTTGGAGCTGTCAAAATCGGTGAGCAGCTGTTCTTGATCATTGTCACGAATCCACACCCGTCGCACTCATGTTagttcagaacgagaaagtgtaggctacaTACTAATTCACCTAAATAATGAGTATTCTTATCAGCCTTATTAAGGTGTACTTTACGTCTCACATTCTTATGTtcaaacttgtaaacaaggctccATGGAATTTCTCAATGCAATGTCATGCAGCCAATGGCAAAGTCCACTTTAGGTACAGtgtctttggaaagtattcagacccttttactttttcaacattttgttacattacagccttattctaaaatggattacatttttacaATCCTTctaaatctacacaaaatacccccaTGAAAAAAACGAAATCAAGTTTCTAGAaaagtttgcaaatgtattacaaataaaaaaccttacataagtattcagacccgatACTATCGCCCtatgatcatccttgatgtttctacaacttgattggagtccacttgtggtaaattgaattgattggacatgatttggaaagccacacacttgtctatataaggtcccacagttgacagtgcacgtcagagcaaaaaccaagccattaggtccaaggaattgtccgtagagctctgagacaggattgtgtcgaggcacagatctgggggagggtaccaaaacatttatgcagctttgaaggtccccaagaacacagtggcctcaatcaatcttaaatggaattagtttgaaccaccaagactcttccaagagctgcccccccggccaaactgagcaacctgGGGAGAAGGCcctaggtcagggaggtgaccaagaacccgatggtcactgacagagctctagagttcctctgtggagatgggttaaccttccaaaaggacaaccatatctgcagcactccaccaatcaggcctttatggtagagtggctagacagaagccacttctcagtaaaaggcacttggagtttgccaaaaggattCTCTGAAAAAGATTCTCtgatttgatgaaaccaagattgaactctttggcctgaatgccaagcgtcacatctggaggaaacctgccaccatccctacggtgaagcatggtggtggcggcatcatgctgtggggatgtttttcagcggcaaggactgggagactagtcagaatcgaggccaAGATGAACGGCTCAAAGTACAGATTCTTGATGaaaagcgctctggagcaggttaggacctcagactggggcgaaggttcaccttccaaaaggaaaacgaccctaagcacacagccaagacaatgcaggagtggcttcaagacaagtctcaatgtccttgagtggctagAGCCCGATCGAACagctctggagagatctgaaaatagctgtgcagcaacgctccccatccaacctgacagaccttgagaggatctgcagagaatgggaggaactccccaaatacaggtgtaccaagcttgtagcgccatacccaagaagactcggtgCTGTAACCGCTACCAGTACTCACTCCTCAAAGTCATgagtaagggggctgaatacttacgtaaatgtgatatttcagtttgacattttttaatagcaaacatttctacaaacttgtttttgctttgtcattatggggtattgtgtgtagattgatgagggaaaaaaaatatttaaaacattttagaataaggttgtaacatatgaaaatggggaaaaagtcaaggggtctgaatactttccgaaggcactgtataatgccaggagccacttgtggatttgacagttCTAACGCCGTTTCACCTCCGACACCACCAAAACAACAGCTATGTGGATGTCAGCTAAAGGGGATCTGATTTAATAGAGCCCTTCATGTGCTTCAAAGCTAGTTCgttgctacatcaatttttggACATCTAAAGTAATGATGTATTcccattgattcttaaagaatataacttagTTCAACTGCGGTACCTTATCAGAACAAATATAATCTTATTTTACTCCAATgcttgtaaacaatgtaaacaaacactgtacacCCTCAAAACAAgttaaactataattttgataccAATTTTTCCAGGCACATCCCTCAGCTTTTAACCAAAACACAGGCCGGGTGACACAGGCAGGTAAGGTCGTATCTTTAAAGGGATGGTGCAAGATTTTTGCAATGTCAGATGCCATTtctatgtctctgcgtgcagtttgaaggaagttgaaggTAGTTTTTGCGAGCCTAACTAGCGTCAGCGCaactggaagtctacaggtacagcttcattgccaaaatcttgCACTATCCCTTTAACAATAGTGTGTATCTTTTCTCCCAGTGGTAAATTGCACAGGAAGCTTTGACATGTGAACTCTTTGATTCGCTGATTTAGCACATTTCAACAATAACATCCTTTTTTGTGTCCCACATGCCAAGACGGCTTATAAATGAAGCCGTCTGTCTGGAACTACACCTCCCAGCAGCCTGTTTCTCTGTGGCCCACCTGGCCCTGATTGGCCCTCCAGGCCTACAGCAGGCCTGTCCACAAGTTGTAGCAGGCTGTGTTGATCAGACTCCAGGTGATGGTGCATGGACACCAGCTGGGGCGAGGGGCTGTTCCTAGGCTGCGGTTGGGATGGCAATGGCTCCCTAAATACAACCTTGAGGCTCTggagggggtgggaggagggggcAAAATAAAGTTCAATTGAAAACAATGTCATCTCACCTTATAGCTTATAAGGAATTCATATAGTGCAGCTATAGAATGCTATAAAGAGCATAACAATGGGAAGACATCACAATGACTCACCGTTTTTCCTGCCTGATTTTCAAGGAAGACCAGAACAAAGCAGTCAGTGAATTTCTGGTTCAGGACAGCCTGAAAGAAAGAAGGTAACGGCAGAGCTGTTCATTTCAAGCTATAATGACTTACAATTCTATCTCCCCCTATTCCCCACAGTATATTTCCATCCCCCCCATTCCCCACAGTATAACTTTGAACAAAAATAGGTGACTGACTACAGTTAATGGGATCTTGTGTTTGAACTATTTATAGTCTTTTGCTCTCTGGGACAAAAAAGGAATAGTGTGTGACTGATGTTTGCTAGGGAGGGAAGGGCAGGTTGAGTTTACGTCACCATGTACAGTACTAGGGTAGAACATCTTCAGAAGAGAAGTAGTGAGGGGGATGTTCTTTTGATCTCAAGTCTCCCAATTACCAAACTAAGTAGTGACTAACCTCTTGACACAGACAATTATTCCCCATAAGACTCCCATAATCTCCTTTGAGAGCCGCATTTCACATTTCACAACGCTTAAACCCTTCTTCCAAACTGCAGAGGTCTCTCAATTTTAGATTTTTTAATATACAAATTTTTTCCTTCTTCACATTCAAATTGTTCTCGCTTTCCCCTGTCACAAATAAAAGTTAGAAGCCTGAGAGAAACGTTAGAAAAGTTCAAGGGTACTTGCGGCATTTCCTGATAGCGGATTAGTCCATAAGAACTTAACAAGATCACCTCCAAAATTCATTGAAATCAAATAGGGTATGTAGGGATGGAATTCATTATAGGATATTACACAGAAGGCTACAGTATATTTCTTGAATAGATATCGTATATAAACAGTGGAGTCCAATGACAGAGCTATAGGAACTTTGATACAGGCACCCATGCTAATAACAACGTCTGCAGCTCAAGGAGCTGATTTTGATGTTGTTGCATGCAGTCTCAAGATACAGTTTGACTTGAAGCGGATGCAATCACAATGAATGTGAAGGAGAAAACGGGATAATTAATTTGCTTAGCGGGGTGCTTTCCCCTGTTTCTCTACATTATATTCTGCTGGAGATACAGCAGCGGGTGGTGCTCTGCTGTATTCCTATGTATGCAAAGTGTGTACATACTCCATATGGAGAGGACAGCTCTAGTTTAGTGAACAAAGCACCTCTTAATTTACTGGAATGGTAGTGTTCAGTAGGGAGAAAGGTTTTGCTACCTTTTCCATTGCAGATTTTGTTACGTGTGCTCTACTGAACATGACCTTGATTTAGTGGTGGTTGAGCTCTGAAAGCCGCACTCTGAAACCCATTTTGACGAGCAATTTTAATTGTAGTGTAATTGTGGACAAAGTGCTGTAGGGTGTTGTAgtttttacactgaacaaaaatataaatgcaacatgtaaagtgttggccccatgtttcatgaactgaaagaaagaaagaagttttccatatgcacaaaaagcttatttctctcaaattttgtgtacaaatttgtttacatccctgttagtgagcatttctcctttgccaagttaatctatccacctgacaggcgtggcatgtcaagaagctgattaaacagcatgataattacacaggtacaccttgtgctggggacaataaaagaccactctaaaatgtgcagttttgtcacacaacacaataccacagatatctcaaggtttgagggagcatgcaattggcatactgactgcaggaatgtccaataGATCTGTTGCCAGACAATTAAATGTTCATTTCTTTactataagccgcctccaatgttttTTTTGAGAAATTGGCACCTAGTCCAACCGacatcacaactgcagaccacgtgtatggtgttgtgtgattTGCTGATcagcggttttctgatgtcaatgttgtgaacagagtgcctcatggtggcggtggggtgaTGGTATGGGTaggtataagctacggacaacaaacaattgcattttattgattgcgatttgaatgtacagagatatgtgacgagatcctgaggcccattggtgccattcatccgccgccgtcacctcatgtttcagcatgataatgcgcgGCCCCATGATGAAAGGATCAGTACACAATTTATGGAAgctgaacatttcccagttctccatggcctgcatactcaccagacatgtcacccattgagcatgtttgggatgctctggatcaacgtgtacgacatcgtgttccagttcccgccattatccagcaacttcgcacagccattgaagaggagtgggacaacattccacaggccacaatcaacagcttgatcaactctatgctttttctgatccacacccctaacttttgttaaggtatctgtgaccaacatgactgtattcccagtcgtgaaatccagagattaggcctaatgaatttatttaaatgaactgatttccttatgtgaactcagtaaaatatttgaaattgtagcatgttgcatttatatttttgttcaatatatatgtttttgtagtgtttatatctgtatatatgttatattagTGGTTTTGTTCTTACCAGATACTGAATGCCACTCTGGTCAAAGTGTCGGCAGCTCTGAGGGAAGCGAGTCAGCGGCACTTTGATCAGACTCTGGTACCAGCTGGGACTCATGGTCAAGAAACAATCCTGTGGGAACAGAGATAGAGGACACAAAGCCTTGAAAGAAAGCCTTGAAAGAAAGATGGAGGCCTGGGTCACACAGTGCTAAATGCTCTCACAGTGTTGTCATGACGTTGAGGGCAACGTTTCGAACCAAAGATCTTAACTAGAGACAAACAAATGCTTTACCCTGACCAGTTACCACCCAAATTCAAACCAGCACCAGCTACATAAGTCCTACTATTGGAGGAACAATGAGCCTACACACTGAGAAAAGGATACATCAGGAATCAAGTTAAAGATCTTTCAAAGACTTCTAGATATTCCCTTGCAAATTAAAAAATGGCCAAATAGTACACACCAATTACTCAATTGGCTTTGAATCTAACATTGCTTGGCTGACAATCAGTGATTCCCTGGCATACATCTATGAATAGCAGAAAATGAGTAGGGAAGAGGAACGGAACACAAGGCAGCGGTTGAGCTGTAGGGAGATTTCCAACGGCGACCTCTGCAATGCTGCAGAGCCTACTCAGTTCTCACAGTCcatacttcactacattcttaatCTGTGTTCAGATCACTGACTGTGAAATTTCCATTCCACTTCTTCTTTAACATGGACATATAAATAGGATGTTTGGGTTTTTAATTAGGACTTTTCTGTTGATAAATGCAGAGATCCCTGTGGGAAAGACACAGCTAGTTTGAAGAGCACAG harbors:
- the hyi gene encoding putative hydroxypyruvate isomerase encodes the protein MPPLKFCANLSWLFTDLPEFTQRIYAAASAGFQAVEAAWLYDSDLQELQRVKNATGVDVVLINTPLGDAKAGDLGLGAVPGREEDFRKGLDLAMQYAKALDCRRIHLMAGRVPVGADRATIAVEMEDTFVQNLKHAADVLSNEGITGLIEPINTRITDPRYFLDSPHQAAAILQKVGHPNIKLQMDVFHWQIMDNNLTQNIHKYFPLIGHIQIAQVPGRNEPDSAGELNFPYLFSLLEEMGYQGYIGCEYKPLGSTNEGLGWVKDYLKRNR